The genomic segment CCAAAGATTAGCAGCTCTTGTTGCATGATTGTGATGTTAATATAGCCATATGAGGATGTGCAGTGCACCCACAGTACAGTAAAGGAGTGAGTTGAATCAAAAAATAGTGGCATGAAATAATACAATGATAGCTACAGCTacattgtgtatgtatgtgtgagtcaGTGATGCAAGAgacttgtatgtatgtgtctttgtgtgggGCTGCAGAGTCCGAAAAGCCCCTCCTAGGCTGTAGTTCAGCTGCGAATCCCATCAAAGTGCCTTATATTCATTCCACAGGCGGTGTATTCAAGTAATGTACAGTCGAGCTTTAGCAGAGACATTGAAGCAATGATCATAGTCAGTTTAGTTAAAATGTTGGTAGATGTATTAGTGCCACGTTGCTGCACGGAGAGAAATGGCAATAGAGCGGCAACAAAGAGGAACCTATAATTATCTTTTATCTGCCAGTATTTTGTAGAAATGTCAGTGGAAAGAACATTATTGAGAGTGCTCTCCGCTTTGCTACTGTATTATTGTCACCAGGATACTATGTGCTGCAAGGTGCATTCACATTTAATCTGATTTATTTCTTCTCAcgcaacacatactgtataccgTGGTTTGGATCAGCACTGTCAACCAAGAATAAATAGTTGATGTGATACCGAGGGGAAGTCCACCCTGTTACATTCAGTgtctacaaaaacacaaaaacacacaaacacatcatcgCTACAGCGTGTGTCTGCTTTTCAGTTTAAGCAGAGACCCGTTTTAAAATTCTTCAATTTAAGCTAATCTGTGATAGTCCATGTATTGAggtggattttccctttaagaAACCacttgtgtgcatttttttccaccctGAGACGTAGCTGTGGTTGCTGTTTACAACTGTATATGTTCTAGAGAACTCTTAAGATGTTGACTGTACAtaacctgtttttattttttcctgccTTAATATACTGCAAAGTGTTGACGGATGTACGGCTGTATGTGGCTGCTGATATGACTTGGATTGCATGATTCAATAAACCATCtgacaaaattaaatgtgtCACAACTGGTGCTCATGATAACTCTTAAGTGTTCGCCTGTGGGTGTAAATCAGAATGAAGTTGTGCCGTGTTGTGCAGTGTGGGctctaaatgtttttccaaGTTTTTCACCATTAGATGGCGACATTTACTCAGTAATGGTAGAGAGGTGGCCACAACATGGCTGGGAGAGAATGAAGGgaaaaccactttttttttttttttttttttgccacagaaGAATGAGGTGATAAATGTTGTCAGCATATAAAATGCATATTCAAGCGGTTCATTGACAACATTTCTTCATATGAGGTGCATAAGAGGAAAGTTTCTggtaaaataaagacaaaaaatacatCTGCTTAAGCTTTCAGAGTTGCTCTCTGGTGGAGGAAGATCCTGGAAGAACCTTGTGGAAATTTgagctgagaaagaaaaagtgaagttACCTTTGGTGAAAATGGGGGGTGTGTTTCATCACTACACAGCGAATTTaccgaaaaaaacaaaaaaaaacgactcACCTTAAGGCAACATGCATACTTTTCCTAAACCTTGAAAGTCATAAGTTGGCACTAATTGGACTGTACGTTGCCAAGATCTCTAGAAAGCACAAAATCAGGAGTGATGTAATTATTCATaaagattaaaataatattGCAGTGAGCCAGTTAATGTCAACAACAAAGACTGGATTTACTCCTGTTTAAAGCTTTTGACTAGTTGGGAAGAGGCCCGTTGTTTTTCATCAGCCTGTACAGACTGAGGGTAATCTCACTTCATCATCCTTTTATCACATGACATTTGTTTAAAGCCTTGGCTTACTGTACATTCCTCGGCTGTGACCTGTCAGCTGATTAAGTGTTAGTAACAATACAGTTCATCTACTGGACTTCCAGATTTGTTTCTTCATAACCGCTGTTAGTAATACTGTAATTCTGAACTATTTGTCTCTTGCATTTCTTACAGTGTGTATTGTTTCCCATGATCAAAAAATGATACATGTAGGTATATGATGgattcacacatgcacactgaagTTGTAACGCATTTGATCATCTGAGATTATAAACATGTACAGAATTTGTGATAAATAAGAAGAAGCCTGCAGACTTTggttttgatatttattttacaactcATCAGCAATAATTTAGAACAGCATATGTGTAAAGCATTAACGAAATGTGCAACAGTTGCTCagttaaatcttaaaaaaaaaaatccattgaCTTCTACGACATAGACATAGACATGTATACTTTATGGtatattcacaaaaatatttacagacacacatgccACTTTATATAACAGTTGATAACAGATTTGAGGCAAAACCAGCTGAAGAAAACTACAAAAGCAATGTCATGTATgcaaaatacaatgaaaaataatttatttattcagtcacgtgtgaaatttaaaaaagcagaacaacACTACACTTGCAGGAATTAATCTCTTAGAAAACAGGCCAAGATAAAGTTAAAGTTCCTAAAACAGCAATGATCATAACTGATGGTCACATGACCACAGTTTCTTTCCCACCtttgtcaaaatatttgaaaagcgAGGTTTTACATAATGATAGCATATAACACAGAATCAGAGATAGTCTGGCGTGTTTTGGGGTGTCGGGGTTTTTTCACTGCTAATTATGATTTGAAGGTTTTTGCCTTGAAAGAGCTGCGAATGAGCagtgttttgttaaaattacTTGATCACCATTTTACTGCATGAAATCATCACAAAGCATCTGGTATCTCCGCTCCCtcttttaaattgaaatgactttttttttttttttttaattacaagaCAACTCAATACAATAAAATGGTTCAAAGAGAACTACAGTGATtgactttcaaaataataaGGTGacagttggggggggggggggtcaaagcagaaaaaagtgcACTTTACGCCTCAAAGAGTAAAGATCATCCTACGTACAAACTTTTAACAGCTGGGAAAATACAGGTACATTCAATATCAAAGATCTATAAGGTGCTATCCTACAATGTTTCCTGGAGGTACAGGAGGTCACTGCATCTCTATGCAGAAATGCCTCATTCAGGGGATGTACAATATGCTGGTCAAGCAGCCCCTTGTGAATGAAAGGTTTcttctttaagattttttttttccttcctgacACTAACAAACAAGTAAAGGAAACCAGAGCAGATTCAGATTTGTAAATATGAGATGAGGGATCATACCTCTCCGTTTATGTCATTATTATCAATGTGCGATTGTTAAGGTAGCTGAGTCATGAATTTGTTGTTAATGATGAAGAtggtgcgagtgtgtgtgtgtttgtgtgtgttgtgtgttgtgtgtgtgtgtgtgtgtgtgtgtgtgtgtgttgggggggggggcaatcaTCTCTTCTCAGGAGGGACCGTGATGTGCCTCCCAATAGGCCTACCCCGTGCAAAGTTGGGGATGAGGTACTGTAGGTGTCACACTTCCAGGCGCACTTCTTTTATAGGCCCATTTAGTGCTCATTTACATGTTAATGAACCAGACTGTCTTCCAGGTAATAATATTTATGGTCAGAATCAGCCAAGCTCTTAATAACCTTGGCAGAGGTCAGTTGCAACTTCATACATCCAAAAGAGACTCGCTGATTGGGATATTTCGCACTGTTGTAGTACTCAAAGTTTTGGCACCAATGCTGCCattttcaaaatactttatCAAAGAGGATAAAAAAACTAACTCCAGCACAACACGGTCGTGTACTGGTGTCAATCATTGTCGATAATCATTCAGATTGATTAATCTAGCATAAGTGCAAAAGGCACGCGCCGTCACAACTGTCCCCTGTTTCGCAAAGATCTTGTACACGAGAGACTCTCCTGTGGAACCTCGTTTTAAAACCAgcctaatttttaaaaaaatgaaaatacatcaaTTTTCTCAGCAGAATGCACAGAGAAGTGACTCGGACAAATTAGCTCGTTTGACAAGCGGGAAACTGATCGTGCGGGGTGCCCTTGCTCTCCTGGGACGTGTCGGCGGCGTCACCCTCCCCGTCGTCACTCGCGAGACTTTCCTCGCGCTCCTCGGGTGAGCCCGCCTCGGCCTCGGGTGACCCGTCGCTGTCTGGAGAGTGGGAGTCCTTGGCCTGAGGGGAGGCCCCAAAGTGCGCAGACAGGCCGGGGAAAGCGGCCGCGgccgcggcggcggcggccgcCGCTGACGCGTGTGCGGGGTAGAGCCAGGGGAAGGGGGACGCAAGAgcggccgccgccgccgccgggTACACGTACTTTTCAATGTTGCTTTTGTCGAACAGAGGCATATAGGACGCCGCGGCCGAGGGGTTGATGAAGTAGAAAGGCATGCAAATTGGCGTCTGCTGTCCCACACTGCTTATTCCCATCAGAGAGTTCATTAATGCCAGGTCGGGCCTGGTGGGGTCCGCGCCCCCCAAGACGCTCCCAGGCCAGTTCATCTTTGGTTTTTTGGCAGCGCGCTCGTCTCCAAACTCTTGTTTGATCTTCACTGCCTTGGCTCCCTGCGCCTTGTTGCGCTCGCATTCTTTCTCTTTGCCGTCGCTCTTGTCTGCCTCGCCCCCGTATCCACTGTCCGTGTCCGTGTCATTCTCGTTAAGCTCCCCGCCCTGGGTCCTCTGGATGACCGGGACACAGTTGGCTTGGCCGTCGGCTTTCTGCCCCTCCGGCGCGTCCCCGGCGGGTAGCTGGTGCTGGAACTGCGCCAGCACCTTGTGAAGGTGATTGATGAGCTGCGCGCACCTCTGCTCTCGCGTCGTCCAGTTCTCAAACTGACTCAGGTACTGCAGGACCTCTTTGGCACAAGCCTGGAACCCGGAGTGGAAGGCGTCCAGATCGGCGTGAAGGGAGGATTTCATCGACCGGTCCCCTGCGAGACATGCAGTTCAAAGATTACTAGAGCATTATTCTGTAAGGTTTAGCTCATTATATATCAACGGCAAGATCATGCGGACGCGTATCAACAGCACGTTTGCGTGTCTGCGGACGAACAAAGTGAACGGATCCTCTTCTATGTAAATCTGTCAAATAAGGagtgttatttttctgctgtggtATTCTCACAATCATCCTCCAACTACACTGTATTTGTTCGATCCGTGTACATTTTCTGCTACTGCAAACCGACTTTCTCTACATGGGGACTGATCAAGTTTCACGTAATCCCAGCAGTTTAATAAAAGCAGCCCACCAAGAAGCGCGGCTTACTTACGAAACGCGTCTGTCAGCCTCATGGGTTCTTCATCTTACCGTTCTGCAAAGCGATAATCTTCTGGTGCTGCTGCTCGGTGACAGCAGTCAGCGCGTTTAAATGTTTCAGCGTCAACTCCAAGACAACCGCTTTCTCCAAATGCCCCAGCGTCTATGGAGAAACACAACGGTGCGGTTGGCTGTCTACGAGATCTCGGTCATGTAAAACCAGGGTCGTTTAAAGCACGTAAAAACTTTTCTGTGGTGTCGTGATCTCACCGACAGCTTCAGATGTTCGGGTAACAAATCCTTCAGCTGCCCGATACATTCGTTGATTCGGTCCCTCCGCTTCTTCTCTATCAACCGGTGCGGTAACTTGTATGCGTCCTgccggcaaaaaaaaaaaaaaaaaaacacaagcgtTTACTGcgttaaaacagaaatatgcgTGTGAAAAGTTGTAGCGTGCAGCATACGAATTGCGTGTAAGGCTACCGAGCACACAGATGTTGGTTAATCCAAACAATAAACAAGGTTTTCGGATTCCTGGAAGAAACCGCGCTCACCTTCCCACCATCCTCTCGTTTTATTCCTCTTTTGGATTTGCACATGTAGAGAGAGGGGTAGTCCACCCTGAAGTAAAGAGGAAAGTGTCCGGTTACTCACCGGGCCGTAAGGACAGTTCGCCCGACATAGTTTGACAGAGTTTGCCAGAAGCGACACTTACCCCAGGAAATCTGCGTGCTCCATGAACTGCCTGTCCTGTAGATGCGGTATTCTTTCGTCCATCGCTTCTCCGCTGCTGCTTCTCCGGCTCCGGGGGCTTCTCTGGGGAATGTTTGTGACTCTACGGTCCACGCGCGGGCGGCTGAGGGGAAGTGATGCACAGTGCGTGTCCTCCGGTGGAGCTGCGCTTCAGACTGGCGGTCTATGGATCCCCGAGCTGccactttgcaaaaaaaaaaaaaagccgtcGGTGTTGTGGTTAGAGCGCACGCGCGCCTCTGGTGGGGAACAGCTTCCGACTCACGTGTAGCCTGCACCAGCACAAAGTCCGGCAATTAGACCTTCTCTGTGTtaccgccgccgccgccgttCCTATGGCGATGGAGTCCAAACGATTTGTGACCGGGTTGCCGAAACGTGATTCACGCGCAGAACGTAAGAGGGCGAACGGCGGCACAGGGCGCGAGGAGACACAGACCGATAATCCACAAAAGCAATTAGTTGGCTACAGCGGTGTTTTCTGAATCTGACCTTATTGTCGGTCCCCAGAACTTCGCGGCTCGCGCTTGTGTAGCGGTAACAAGTGGAGTGTTCTAGTGGGAATAAATAATCAGGCAGAAAGGGCCAGACTGTCTTGTGCATATTCAGTGAGGGAAGGAGCCTAAAGGTCCTAAGTGTCGCCCTCTTTTAAACATAGAGCAGTTTTTTTactgctcattaaaaaaaaaaaaaaaatcaaattccgTCTAGAGGAAAGAAACTCGAAACTTCCTGACCTCTCCAAAACCAAAGAGCAGCCATGCTGATCTCTAATAACGTGAATCTGACACGGAGCGTGAACGCGGGGCGACCTCTCTCAGACTTTCAAGGTGTGCGCGCGTGCCCGCCGGGCGCGGTCGCGCGCGCCCGCCACTTTCGGCGTTGTTGCCCCGGAGCAGGGCAGGGTAACCCTGCTCATACGTCTCCAGTCGTCCGGAGCTGCGTTGTCAGTAACCATGGCACCGGCCCAGCTGTGTGCCCGAACACGTGCATCTCGGGTCTCTATTAATCTCAGCATGGGCGCCGCTCTCCCACCTTCAATCTGAGGGTCTTTTGTctaagaataaaacaataatgtgaCGAACACCGGCGGGATAATCGCTAACTGAAGTTTTATGACTTTGGCTTTTAATCTGTGTGATCTCCAAAAACAATTTATATCTAAAGAATGATCGGATTCTccaaaaataattgaaaatcaCTCAATTCGTGATGTTTTTACTCTATTCAGCAATGATGAAGGTAAGCAAGGTTTGGGTATTTCCATCAAAATGTGTGTTActacaaattacaaaataattataaatgtatCCAGGAAGCCAAACTGTTCTGAAGTGACACCTGCTACCCTCTTGTGAACATTAAAGTGTTCAAAAACATCCAAATCCGAGCCCCTGTAATGCCCTCACATGCCTTATGATCACATTACTTCTTCCTGTAAGTCATGTGACTTTTTGCTGGCCAGCGGCATATGGCTCTCTTGTGTAACAGTGCTGACAAAGAATGATCCAATCACTCCGGATCTCAAATGAAGTGTGACCTCTGCGCTGGCTTTTCATTAACTCATACCCGCTGATTTACCTCTGTACTTTCCCTTTCTCGTCTTTAATGTGACTACGAGTGAAAACATCTCACTGTCGTGTGTTGGAATCCCCCTTTGTGTCTTCCTGCCACCCCcgtccctcctcttcctccacaggCTATGCTGCCTGCTCTATATGTGGCACTGGAGCGGCTCTGGGAATCCAGTCCAAATGTTTTCCATATTAGTTCAGAGCGTTCTCTGTTTCCAAATAGCAACTGAGCTGGGCTTATGGTGAGAGGAGGCCTCagcagggagggggagggaaagggagagaggcagacgGCAGGCAGGCTCATCCGCCCCAAACACTGCAACAGTAAAAGTcgagaggacagagagggaaaagagtgtgaaaacaggagaagaaaTGGGGCAGGGGCAGAAAGGTTCCTTAGACAAGAAGGAGGgcaagaagaagagagatgaaAGCCCACAGCCAGAAGACCGCAAAAAGTGCAGAGGCTGTCGCTTCCCTCTGCTCGTCGCCCTGTTCCAGCTGCTGTTGGGGGTGGCCGTCACAGCCGTGGCCTTCCTTATGATGGCCATCAGCCCCTCACTCCTGACCAGGGAAACGCCACACTGGGCTGGGATCATTGTAAGCTCCATACATTCGCTCTAACATCAGCCGCTAAATTCAAATGTTTGCATGGAACCTGAGTTTCCCATTTCTTATACTTCTGCATTACCCTCAGCTGTATCCCTCAATGTGTTGTCCATCGTCACGACACGgcatgtcaaataaataaataaataaatatctatcTGTTTCATTCATCTGACTGCACCAGAATCTCCAATCCGTCTCTGTCGCACAAGCTCGCCTGcactttctgttgtttttgttgcatgtcCAACAAATCCTCAGCATCTGGGCAGATGAAACAGGCCAGTCAATCACAGCATGCTGTGTTCCAGCTTGACCTTTGAACACCTAAGCGGTATCTAAACACCTTGTAATTATTTGCAAATGTGCTTTGCATACTTACACCTTGTCAGCCTTACCATCTGCCTTATCAGCAGCCtacacacagataaatacaccacacatttcatgtattttattaaaaggTTTAACTTTAAAGCCGTATATTATACGGCTATATAATTACCTTTATGTTTTTAACTGTATGTGTAACTTCATAACTGACATTAAGATTAAAGTGGCGTGTTGGAAGTGTCAGTTGAAGTTTTAGAGCTGAAATTGATTGAAATCTGTTCAAATGTAACTATAAGATGCCAGTAGTTACACTAACAGCTGAAAAGTAAgcactgaaagcagctgaagtGTAATGAGGGCAGTTTAAGGTTCAttggaagagacagagagaaaagttaAAATGTCAGTTGAAGTCTAAACGATGAAAGCACttgaaatttcatttgaagCGCCACAGAAAGTTGAAGTGTGTCGACAGATGACATGTAACACACTAAAAGCAACTGAAGTGtcatttacagtgtttaaagactttaaatttcagtttaagGGTAAGTTAATGAGACTGCTAAATGGTTCTCTGCAGTTTCTTTTGATTACGAGTGAACAATGATTATCTGTCTCTGTGAAGTTCgcaatacaaaacaacaaaaaggaagattttaCTTATCATCATAATTCCGAATAAGATTTAAGGTCACATTttgttggtggaaaaaaaacacggtGTTCCTGTTTGGGTTTTATCTCAGCCTATCAGAGATGCCATCTGCTCTCGAAAACATCCCTGGACACCAGCATCCCGAGTTAGATGCTCACGAGATTCAGCCAAGTGAAAAACACTGAGGTCATCAAGAACTTTCCAGAGAACCCTGAGTGCTTAAGAACctgggaaaaacatttaaataagatGCTGAACGTTAGTCACAAGACTCCAATTGCACTGAAGAGATAGAGTGTGAGCGTGcctgtgtgaaagagaaagagagagagagagggcaatgTAATCAGATGACAGCTTACTGCTGAATCATGCAATATTAAGAGACATCCCTGAAAACCTGGTTCACAATAGATTTTCCAGAACAAGATTCTTGTTTCTGCATTGTGTATAATAGCaaacatgcatactgtatattatatatacagcAAAAAGGTGCAGTATATTAAAAGGATATTATGGTTGCTTCACATCAGAAATGAATGGGTTGATTCAATTTTTTGTGATAATAAAATGAGCATTATGCTGAGAAATGTTGCGATATGAGTGAATTTAACCAAACTATAGCACATTCTTTCTGTTGTGATGTTGCAGCTGTGTTTAGTTTCCATCCTGGGCTTCATCCTGTACTGCATCACCTACGTCCCTGATGACAGGATGTCTATGCAATTCATTGTCAAGGTGAGCCTACGCACATCCAGacacattttctgcaaaaaaaccaGAGTGACGTGAAATATGTGATCATATGTCGTGTATGGGGTCAAATCAGGATCCTCATTAATGCACAACAGGACTCTTTGAAACTGAACAAACATCATCAGATGGATCAGTATATTTTCCAGAGAACATTGTTTAACTCACCAACGCTGTTGGTGTCAGATGGCTGTTTTTAGGAAACTGCCACCGTCTATGACATAGAGAGGAAGGCATTTAGCCGCATTCCTGTTTGAAAGAGCTCTGCAGGGATTCCTATGAGAGGATGAGTGCATTCATTAATGCGACTGGATTGTACAGCTTAATTagccatacagtatatgcagttGGAATTTCAAGGCAATTAAAATCAGTCCGCCATGGCTTGCTGCTGAGAAGCAGGACTTTCGAAGCAgcatcctctctttttttttctgtctgtctctttagtGCATACCAGGTTcaaatatgtacacacactgtTTCAAAACAATAGCATTTTGCATTAAGAAGTGCTGCTAATTTGCAGAATGGACTTTGCAGACAGGAAATGATGAAAAGCCAATTCCAAGGGTGTTTGTATTATGTAGTTTTAAATACCATCAGACTGCCTGAATCACCAAAAGGGACTAgcttaatttacattttaatatagaAAATTTACAAAGCAGtgtttgaaaatattaagtgctcttataaaacatgaatatttttcCCTTGCAGATTTATAACAGTGTCATTCAACAAAATCTTGCACTGCATTTGAATCCTGTAGGTTAAATTTTTACCAATGATTGTGgccttatgtttttttccctgactTTCTGTACTGTTGTATCACAGAAAAGCCAAATAAATGCGTATCCAAGAATAGCTGCAATTAgtctactgtctctctctctctggccgTCAAAACTGCTGtgctttaatttattaatgtcattaattCAAACAGCCCAATGAACCCATGACTTTACTATATTCATTCTAAGCTTAAGAATTTATGGCTTTAtggttcatttatttattttaattgccCTTGgtgcaatgtttttaaaaggggaGTTACA from the Xiphias gladius isolate SHS-SW01 ecotype Sanya breed wild chromosome 8, ASM1685928v1, whole genome shotgun sequence genome contains:
- the bhlhe41 gene encoding class E basic helix-loop-helix protein 41, with protein sequence MDERIPHLQDRQFMEHADFLGVDYPSLYMCKSKRGIKREDGGKDAYKLPHRLIEKKRRDRINECIGQLKDLLPEHLKLSTLGHLEKAVVLELTLKHLNALTAVTEQQHQKIIALQNGDRSMKSSLHADLDAFHSGFQACAKEVLQYLSQFENWTTREQRCAQLINHLHKVLAQFQHQLPAGDAPEGQKADGQANCVPVIQRTQGGELNENDTDTDSGYGGEADKSDGKEKECERNKAQGAKAVKIKQEFGDERAAKKPKMNWPGSVLGGADPTRPDLALMNSLMGISSVGQQTPICMPFYFINPSAAASYMPLFDKSNIEKYVYPAAAAAALASPFPWLYPAHASAAAAAAAAAAAFPGLSAHFGASPQAKDSHSPDSDGSPEAEAGSPEEREESLASDDGEGDAADTSQESKGTPHDQFPACQTS